Proteins found in one Takifugu flavidus isolate HTHZ2018 chromosome 7, ASM371156v2, whole genome shotgun sequence genomic segment:
- the mrpl47 gene encoding 39S ribosomal protein L47, mitochondrial, which yields MAASSTVGRVLSFCKQFQNSLRISSARNSQQCTSTVIRNQADLYRESSTHFALPFTSSVSQCRTLHTTVSRRGLGDFFDLPENWGETTVKSGAPWTAKQLRTKSSEDLHKLWYVLLKEKNMLLTLQQESKRQRIQMPSPERIRKVERSMFRLETVVKERETALRLLQTGQEKGRPGDWRRNIFGYVYWYRFKEYAIPWYMNKRYKRKKFYTPKFVEPYIRLRIEKYIRGRVRRASLERRKQLKLKEKFPHMKAPAL from the exons ATGGCGGCGTCCTCGACAGTCGGACGCGTTCTGAGTTTCTGCAAGCAGTTTCAAAATTCCTTAAGAATCTCTTCAGCGAGAAACAGTCAACAATGCACTTCTACGGTAATCCGAAACCAGGCTGACCTTTACAG GGAGAGTTCTACACATTTTGCTCTGCCTTTTACGAGCTCTGTGAGTCAGTGTCGAACCCTGCACACGACAGTCAGCAGAAGAGGACTTGGAGACTTCTTTGACCTCCCTGAGAACTGGGGGGAGACAACTGTGAAGTCAG GGGCACCATGGACTGCAAAACAACTCAGAACGAAGAGCAGCGAAGATCTCCACAAACTCTG GTATGTTctgctgaaagaaaaaaacatgctgCTGACGTTGCAGCAGGAATCAAAAAGGCAACGAATTCAAATGCCAAGTCCTGAAAGAATAAGGAAG GTTGAAAGGTCAATGTTCAGACTGGAGACAgtggtgaaggagagagagactgcACTCCGGCTgctgcagacaggacaggagaaaGGCAGGCCTggagactggaggaggaacatATTTGGATATGTCTACTG GTATCGATTTAAAGAGTACGCTATCCCATGGTACATGAATAAACGATACAAGAGAAAGAAGTTCTACACACCCAAGTTTGTGGAACCTTACATCAG GTTGCGCATAGAGAAATATATTAGGGGGAGGGTCCGGAGAGCCAGCTtagagaggagaaaacagctcAAACTCAAGGAGAAGTTTCCACACATGAAAGCTCCAGCCTTGTAA
- the actl6a gene encoding actin-like protein 6A — translation MSGGVYGGDEVGALVFDIGSYSVRAGYAGEDCPKADFPTVIGVTLDREDGSTPMETDGDKGKQSGTTYYIDTNQLRVPRESMEVMSPLKNGMIEDWDSFQAILDHTYKMHFKSEPSLHPVLMSEASWNTRAKREKLTELMFEHYNIPAFFLCKSAVLSAFANGRSTGLVLDSGATHTTAIPVHDGYVLQQGIVKSPLAGDFMSMQCRELFQELPVEIIPPYMIASKDPVREGSPASWKKKEKLPQVTRSWHNYMCNCVIQDFQASVLQVSDSSYDEQVAAQMPTVHYELPNGYNCDFGAERLKIPEGLFDPSNAKGLSGNTMLGVSHVVTTSVGMCDIDIRPGLYGSVVVTGGNTLIQGFTDRLNRELSQKTPPSMRLKLIANNTTVERRFSAWIGGSILASLGTFQQMWISKQEYEEGGKQCVERKCP, via the exons ATGAGTGGCGGAGTCTACGGAGGCG atgaggTGGGAGCTTTGGTGTTTGACATCGGCTCGTACTCAGTAAGAGCAGGCTATGCCGGAGAAGACTGTCCTAAG GCAGACTTCCCCACGGTGATTGGCGTGACcctggacagagaggatggCAGCACACCCATGGAGACAGATGGCGACAAAGGCAAGCAGAGTGGCACCACCTACTACATCGATACCAACCAGCTGAGGGTACCCAGGGAGAGCATGGAAGTGATGTCGCCACTGAAGAACGGGATGA TTGAGGACTGGGACAGTTTCCAGGCCATATTGGATCATACGTACAAGATGCACTTCAAGTCTGAACCCAGTTTGCATCCGGTCCTCATGTCAGAGGCATCG TGGAACACCCGTGCCAAGCGAGAGAAACTGACAGAACTGATGTTTGAGCATTACAACATTCCCGCCTTCTTCCTCTGTAAATCAGCGGTGCTGTCTGC CTTTGCCAACGGACGCTCTACGGGCTTGGTCTTGGACAGCGGAGCTACACACACCACAGCAATTCCAGTGCACGATGGTTACGTCCTGCAGCAAG GAATTGTCAAATCACCCCTGGCTGGAGACTTCATGAGCATGCAGTGTAGGGAGCTTTTTCAAGAATTACCAGTTGAAATAATTCCTCCTTACATGATTGCATCAAAG GATCCTGTGCGCGAGGGATCTCCAGCCAgctggaagaagaaggagaaactACCTCAAGTCACCCGCTCGTGGCATAATTACATGTGTAAC TGTGTGATCCAGGACTTCCAGgcttctgtgctgcaggtgtcGGACTCATCGTATGACGAACA GGTTGCTGCTCAGATGCCCACTGTGCACTATGAGCTGCCCAACGGCTACAACTGTGACTTTGGGGCCGAGAGGCTGAAGATCCCAGAGGGACTGTTTGACCCATCCAatgcaaag GGCCTGTCTGGAAACACCATGTTGGGAGTCAGCCATGTGGTGACGACCAGCGTGGGAATGTGTGACATCGATATACGACCG GGTCTCTACGGCAGCGTGGTGGTCACGGGAGGGAACACGCTAATCCAGGGCTTTACAGACCGTCTGAACAGAGAGCTCTCCCAGAAGACACCTCCG AGCATGAGGCTGAAGCTGATTGCCAACAACACCACAGTGGAGCGTCGGTTCAGTGCTTGGATCGGAGGCTCCATCCTGGCATCGCTG GGCACATTCCAGCAGATGTGGATCTCAAAACAAGAGTATGAAGAAGGAGGAAAGCAGTGTGTTGAAAGGAAATGTCCCTga
- the aldh7a1 gene encoding alpha-aminoadipic semialdehyde dehydrogenase, whose amino-acid sequence MQRCLALTLAQHSRLLLRNKFIPICRQQSAAMSGLLINQPNYSWLKELGLSEDNPGVYNGSWGGSGEVVTSYCPANNAPIARVTQATLAEYEETVQKTREAWKMWADVPAPKRGEIVRQIGDALRRKINVLGSLVSLEMGKIYVEGVGEVQEYVDVCDYAVGLSRMIGGPILPSERPGHVLIEQWNPVGLVGIITAFNFPVAVYGWNNAISLICGNVCLWKGAPTTPLTSVAVTKIVAEVLEQNKLPGAICSMTCGGADIGTAMAKDERVDLLSFTGSTHVGKMVAMMVQERFGRKLLELGGNNAIIVFEDADLNLVVPSAVFASVGTAGQRCTTTRRLMLHESVHDAVIERIVKAYKQVRVGDPWDPSTLYGPLHTKQAVEQYIAAVEQAKQQGGTVVCGGKVMDRPGNYVEPTIITGLAHDAPIVQTETFVPILYVLKFQTEEEAFAWNNEVKQGLSSSIFTTNLERVFRWLGPKGSDCGIVNVNIPTSGAEIGGAFGGEKHTGGGRESGSDSWKQYMRRSTCTINHSKDLPLAQGIKFE is encoded by the coding sequence ATGCAGCGCTGTCTCGCCCTGACCCTTGCCCAGCACAGCAGGCTCCTCTTGAGAAACAAATTTATACCCATCTGTCGCCAGCAGTCGGCAGCCATGTCGGGTCTACTCATCAACCAGCCAAACTACTCCTGGCTCAAAGAGCTTGGCCTCTCTGAGGACAACCCAGGAGTATACAATGGAAGCTGGGGAGGCAGTGGGGAGGTTGTCACATCATACTGCCCAGCCAACAATGCACCCATTGCCAGAGTGACCCAGGCAACTTTGGCAGAATATGAGGAAACTGTCCAGAAGACGAGGGAAGCTTGGAAGATGTGGGCAGATGTTCCAGCTcccaaaagaggagaaattgtGAGGCAAATTGGAGATGCGCTTAGAAGAAAGATTAATGTCCTTGGAAGCCTGGTCTCTCTAGAAATGGGAAAGATCTATGTTGAGGGAGTTGGAGAGGTGCAAGAATACGTTGATGTGTGTGACTACGCCGTCGGTCTGTCCAGAATGATCGGTGGGCCCATCCTGCCGTCAGAAAGACCCGGCCATGTCCTGATAGAACAGTGGAACCCAGTTGGTCTTGTCGGCATCATCACAGCCTTTAACTTCCCCGTCGCTGTTTATGGTTGGAACAACGCCATCTCACTCATCTGTGGAAATGTCTGCCTCTGGAAAGGAGCCCCCACAACTCCTCTCACAAGCGTCGCAGTTACCAAAATCGTGGCCGAGGTGCTGGAGCAGAACAAACTGCCCGGTGCCATCTGCTCCATGACTTGTGGAGGTGCTGATATTGGCACAGCCATGGCAAAGGACGAGCGCGTGGATCTGCTGTCATTCACAGGCAGCACCCATGTTGGCAAGATGGTGGCCATGATGGTGCAGGAAAGGTTCGGCCGTAAGCTGCTGGAACTCGGTGGAAACAACGCCATCATTGTGTTCGAGGATGCCGACCTGAACCTCGTTGTGCCTTCTGCAGTCTTCGCATCAGTGGGTACCGCCGGTCAGCGCTGCACCACGACCAGGAGGCTAATGCTGCACGAGAGTGTTCATGACGCCGTGATTGAGAGGATCGTCAAAGCTTACAAACAGGTGCGCGTCGGAGACCCCTGGGACCCCAGCACCCTTTATGGGCCCCTGCACACCAAGCAGGCTGTGGAGCAGTATATCGCAGCTGTTGAACAGGCCAAGCAGCAAGGTGGCACCGTGGTCTGTGGAGGAAAAGTGATGGACCGCCCTGGCAACTATGTGGAGCCCACAATCATCACGGGGTTGGCTCACGATGCTCCCATCGTCCAAACCGAAACCTTCGTCCCCATTCTCTACGTCCTCAAGTtccagacagaggaggaagcctTTGCCTGGAATAATGAGGTGAAGCAGGGCCTGTCCAGCAGCATCTTCACCACAAACCTGGAGCGAGTCTTCCGCTGGCTGGGGCCCAAAGGATCCGACTGCGGAATTGTGAATGTCAATATTCCCACAAGCGGAGCCGAGATAGGAGGGGCCTTCGGCGGCGAGAAACACACAGGAGGTGGAAGAGAGTCCGGCAGCGATTCATGGAAGCAGTACATGCGGCGGTCCACCTGCACTATCAACCACAGCAAAGATCTTCCTCTGGCCCAGGGAATCAAGTTTGAGTGA
- the LOC130528204 gene encoding guanine nucleotide-binding protein subunit beta-4 isoform X2, which yields MSELEQLRQEAEQLRNQIRDARKACSDSTLSQITAGLDSVGRIQMRTRRTLRGHLAKIYAMHWGSDSRLLVSASQDGKLIIWDSYTTNKMHAIPLRSSWVMTCAYAPSGNYVACGGLDNICSIYSLKTREGNVRVTRELPGHTGYLSCCRFLDDNQILTSSGDTTCALWDIETGQQATTFSGHTGDVMSLSLSPDYKTFVSGACDATSKLWDIRDGMCRQSFTGHVSDINAVVFFPNGNAFGTGSDDATCRLFDLRADQELMMYSHDNIICGITSVAFSKSGRLLLAGYDDFNCNVWDTLKGERAGVLAGHDNRVSCLGVTKDGMAVATGSWDSFLRIWN from the exons ATGAGCGAGCTGGAACAGTTGCGGCAGGAAGCTGAGCAGCTACGCAATCAGATCCGG GATGCCAGGAAAGCCTGCAGTGACTCCACTCTTTCACAG ATCACAGCTGGTCTGGACTCGGTGGGCCGGATACAGATGCGGACACGACGCACACTCAGAGGCCACCTGGCCAAGATCTATGCAATGCACTGGGGGAGCGACTCGAG ATTACTCGTCAGTGCCTCACAAGATGGAAAGCTAATCATCTGGGACAGCTACACAACGAACAAG ATGCATGCGATCCCTCTGCGCTCCTCCTGGGTGATGACATGCGCCTACGCCCCCTCTGGGAATTATGTGGCCTGTGGAGGCCTGGACAATATCTGTTCTATATACAGTCTGAAGACCCGCGAGGGCAACGTACGCGTTACCAGAGAGCTGCCAGGACACACAG gTTATTTGTCCTGCTGCCGTTTCCTGGATGATAACCAGATATTGACCAGCTCTGGAGACACCACCTG tgcattgtgggacatAGAGACCGGCCAACAGGCCACTACCTTCAGTGGCCATACAGGGGACGTCATGAGTTTGTCTCTAAGCCCAGACTACAAGACCTTTGTGTCAGGAGCCTGCGACGCCACCTCCAAGCTGTGGGACATTCGTGACGGCATGTGCAGGCAGTCCTTCACCGGCCACGTCTCTGACATCAACGCAGTCGTG ttcttcCCCAACGGGAACGCCTTTGGCACAGGCTCTGATGACGCCACCTGCAGGCTGTTCGACCTGCGCGCTGACCAGGAGCTGATGATGTACAGCCATGACAACATCATCTGTGGCATCACCTCTGTGGCTTTCTCCAAGAGCGGGCGCCTGCTCCTGGCAGGCTACGATGACTTCAACTGCAATGTCTGGGACACCCTGAAGGGCGAGCGTGCAG GTGTACTTGCGGGCCATGACAACAGAGTGAGTTGCTTAGGAGTGACAAAAGATGGGATGGCTGTGGCCACCGGCTCCTGGGACAGTTTCCTCCGAATCTGGAACTAA
- the LOC130528204 gene encoding guanine nucleotide-binding protein subunit beta-4 isoform X1 — protein MSELEQLRQEAEQLRNQIRDARKACSDSTLSQITAGLDSVGRIQMRTRRTLRGHLAKIYAMHWGSDSSDGSPRLLVSASQDGKLIIWDSYTTNKMHAIPLRSSWVMTCAYAPSGNYVACGGLDNICSIYSLKTREGNVRVTRELPGHTGYLSCCRFLDDNQILTSSGDTTCALWDIETGQQATTFSGHTGDVMSLSLSPDYKTFVSGACDATSKLWDIRDGMCRQSFTGHVSDINAVVFFPNGNAFGTGSDDATCRLFDLRADQELMMYSHDNIICGITSVAFSKSGRLLLAGYDDFNCNVWDTLKGERAGVLAGHDNRVSCLGVTKDGMAVATGSWDSFLRIWN, from the exons ATGAGCGAGCTGGAACAGTTGCGGCAGGAAGCTGAGCAGCTACGCAATCAGATCCGG GATGCCAGGAAAGCCTGCAGTGACTCCACTCTTTCACAG ATCACAGCTGGTCTGGACTCGGTGGGCCGGATACAGATGCGGACACGACGCACACTCAGAGGCCACCTGGCCAAGATCTATGCAATGCACTGGGGGAGCGACTCGAG TGACGGAAGTCCCAG ATTACTCGTCAGTGCCTCACAAGATGGAAAGCTAATCATCTGGGACAGCTACACAACGAACAAG ATGCATGCGATCCCTCTGCGCTCCTCCTGGGTGATGACATGCGCCTACGCCCCCTCTGGGAATTATGTGGCCTGTGGAGGCCTGGACAATATCTGTTCTATATACAGTCTGAAGACCCGCGAGGGCAACGTACGCGTTACCAGAGAGCTGCCAGGACACACAG gTTATTTGTCCTGCTGCCGTTTCCTGGATGATAACCAGATATTGACCAGCTCTGGAGACACCACCTG tgcattgtgggacatAGAGACCGGCCAACAGGCCACTACCTTCAGTGGCCATACAGGGGACGTCATGAGTTTGTCTCTAAGCCCAGACTACAAGACCTTTGTGTCAGGAGCCTGCGACGCCACCTCCAAGCTGTGGGACATTCGTGACGGCATGTGCAGGCAGTCCTTCACCGGCCACGTCTCTGACATCAACGCAGTCGTG ttcttcCCCAACGGGAACGCCTTTGGCACAGGCTCTGATGACGCCACCTGCAGGCTGTTCGACCTGCGCGCTGACCAGGAGCTGATGATGTACAGCCATGACAACATCATCTGTGGCATCACCTCTGTGGCTTTCTCCAAGAGCGGGCGCCTGCTCCTGGCAGGCTACGATGACTTCAACTGCAATGTCTGGGACACCCTGAAGGGCGAGCGTGCAG GTGTACTTGCGGGCCATGACAACAGAGTGAGTTGCTTAGGAGTGACAAAAGATGGGATGGCTGTGGCCACCGGCTCCTGGGACAGTTTCCTCCGAATCTGGAACTAA
- the mfn1b gene encoding mitofusin-1b, which translates to MAAAPPLRRSDSALGDFSPLKHFVVAKKKIGAVFEQLLDYVKESSEFVSETCGNPALENIAKQDQNLEIQAYADKLFVIKEVLARRHMKVAFFGRTSNGKSTVVNAMLRDRVLPSGIGHTTNCFLSVEGTDEDKAYLKTEGSDEEKSIKTVNQLAHALHMDESLDAGCLVRVFWPKSKCALLRDDLVLVDSPGTDVTSQLDSWIDKFCLDADVFVLVANSESTLMNTEKHFFHKVNERLSKPNIFILNNRWDASANEPEYMEDVRKQHTDRCVNFLVEELKVVDRDQAPNHIFFVSAKEVLNSRMQRAQGMPETGGALAEGFRERLKEFQSFERRFEECISQSAVKTKFEQHTIRAKQITEKVKDIMDAINIEAAEKRVAALEDREYQMDRLEFVKNQLKLLIEDIKIKIKAISENVATKVSDAMAEEISRLHVLVDEFHSDFHPSLHVLKIYKSELLAHVEEGMGKNLAYRCSDAVYASVQSSQAYMIESMFPLLPSGVQTQGHMLVPSRKFDLSYDLNFATICNDFQENIEFQFSLGWKALVHRFLGCTDAQRALKLMEQNLQSQSTLATTPSCGPASTVAPSNNEAAVMTQEDLMMVVATNIASLTSRTSMGAVIVVGVVYRAVGWKLIALSASLYGLLYLYERLMWTTKAKERCLKRQFVDYASEKLQLIVNFTSANCSRQVQQEMATTFARLCQQVDQTQKELDAEIRLLTAKTHQLETVQSRSKSLRHKATDLEKQLEEFTKQYLQPPQ; encoded by the exons ATGGCTGCAGCCCCTCCTCTACGGCGCTCAGATTCAGCTCTGGGAGACTTTTCCCCCTTGAAGCACTTTGTTGTGGCAAAGAAGAAGATCGGAGCTGTATTTGAGCAGTTATTGGACTATGTGAAGGAATCTTCTGAGTTTGTTTCAG AAACCTGTGGAAATCCGGCGCTGGAGAACATCGCCAAGCAGGACCAGAATTTGGAGATTCAGGCATACGCGGACAAACTGTTTGTCATTAAGGAGGTGTTGGCACGCAGACATATGAAAGTGGCTTTTTTTGGCAG GACCAGTAATGGTAAAAGCACAGTGGTTAATGCCATGTTGAGGGACCGAGTGCTGCCCAGTGGAATTGGCCACACCACAAACTGCTTCCTGAGTGTGGAAGGCACCGATGAAGACAAAGCTTATTTGAAGACGGAGGGCTCTGATGAGGAGAAGAGCATCAAG ACCGTAAATCAGCTGGCTCACGCTCTCCACATGGATGAGAGCCTGGACGCCGGCTGTCTTGTCCGTGTGTTTTGGCCGAAGTCCAAGTGTGCCCTTCTTCGAGATGATTTGGTGCTCGTAGACAG CCCGGGCACAGATGTCACATCACAACTGGACAGCTGGATCGACAAGTTCTGTCTGGACGCTGACGTCTTTGTTCTGGTGGCCAACTCTGAATCCACACTGATGAACACG gaaaaacatttttttcacaAAGTAAATGAACGTCTGTCAAAGCCCAACATCTTCATCCTTAACAACCGCTGGGACGCCTCTGCGAATGAGCCAGAGTACATGGAGGAT GTGAGGAAACAGCACACAGACCGCTGCGTGAACTTCCTAGTGGAGGAACTGAAGGTGGTGGATCGTGATCAGGCCCCCAACCACATCTTCTTCGTCTCTGCCAAAGAGGTGCTGAACTCTCGAATGCAGCGAGCGCAGGGCATGCCCGAAACAG GTGGAGCTTTGGCCGAAGGCTTCCGGGAGAGACTGAAGGAGTTTCAGAGCTTTGAGAGGAGGTTTGag GAGTGTATCTCGCAGTCAGCAGTGAAAACAAAGTTTGAGCAGCACACGATCAGGGCCAAGCAGATCACAGAAAAAGTCAAGGACATCATGGACGCCATTAACATCGAGGCAGCGGAGAAGAG AGTGGCAGCACTGGAGGACCGGGAGTACCAGATGGACCGACTGGAGTTTGTCAAAAACCAGCTCAAACTGCTGATCGAGGATATCAAGATTAAAATTAAGGCCATCAGTGAGAACGTGGCAACAAAG GTGTCTGACGCCATGGCGGAGGAGATCTCCCGCCTCCACGTGCTCGTAGACGAGTTCCACTCTGACTTCCACCCTTCGCTGCACGTCCTTAAGATTTACAAGTCT GAGTTGCTGGCTCACGTGGAGGAGGGGATGGGCAAAAACCTGGCCTATCGCTGCTCTGACGCCGTCTACGCTTCGGTCCAGTCCTCTCAGGCATACATGATCG AGAGCATGTTCCCCCTGCTTCCCTCTGGAGTCCAAACCCAAGGGCACATGTTGGTCCCCAGCAGGAAGTTTGACCTAAGCTATGACCTGAACTTCGCCACCATTTGCAACGACTTCCAGGAGAACATCGAGTTTCAGTTTTCGCTGGGCTGGAAAGCGCTAGTCCACCGCTTCCTGGGTtgcacagatgcacagagagCCCTAAAACTGATGGAGCAGAACCTTCAGTCGCAG TCTACCCTGGCAACCACGCCGTCCTGTGGCCCCGCCTCCACAGTGGCTCCATCCAACAATGAGGCAGCTGTCATGACTCAGGAGGATCTGATGATGGTCGTGGCAACCAACATAGCATCTCTCACCTCCCGCACCTCGATGGGTGCCGTAATCGTTGTGGGAGTG GTGTATCGAGCGGTCGGCTGGAAGCTAATTGCTCTGTCAGCCTCTCTATACGGTTTGCTGTATCTCTACGAGAGGCTGATGTGGACCACGAAGGCCAAAGAGCGCTGTCTGAAGCGCCAGTTTGTGGACTACGCTAGCGAAAAGCTGCAGCTCATCGTCAACTTTACCAGCGCAAACTGCAGCCGTCAGGTCCAACA GGAGATGGCTACGACCTTTGCTCGCCTCTGTCAGCAGGTGGACCAGACGCAGAAGGAGCTGGACGCCGAAATCCGCCTCCTGACAGCCAAAACACATCAGCTGGAAACCGTCCAGAGTCGATCCAAGAGTCTCCG gcacAAAGCGACAGACCTggagaaacagctggaggagttCACGAAGCAGTACCTGCAGCCTCCACAGTGA
- the plaat1 gene encoding phospholipase A and acyltransferase 1 isoform X3: MDKQQQNTTPGDLIEIFRPAYQHWALYLGDGYIINLTPVDESPAAAVSSVKSVFSRKAVVRMQLLKEVVGSDSYRVNNKYDHNHTPLPICEIIQRAQVLIDQEVSYDLLGSNCHTGHWGHQFGDCCSECFLSPGTDQHTIQEQAFLTAAFTTSECFHPTFMLLL; this comes from the exons ATGGataaacaacagcaaaacacaacT CCTGGTGACCTTATTGAGATCTTCAGACCAGCTTATCAGCACTGGGCTCTCTACCTGGGAGATGGTTACATCATCAACTTGACTCCTGTCG ATGAAAGCCCTGCAGCCGCTGTGTCTAGTGTGAAGTCCGTCTTCAGCAGGAAGGCTGTGGTGCGCATGCAGCTCCTGAAGGAGGTGGTGGGCAGCGACTCGTACCGCGTTAACAACAAGTACGACCACAACCACACGCCTTTGCCTATCTGTGAAATCATCCAGAGAGCCCAAGTCCTCATCGATCAGGAAGTGTCCTATGACCTGCTGGGGAGCAACT GCCACACGGGCCATTGGGGCCATCAGTTTGGTGACTGCTGCAGCGAGTGCTTTCTCAGTCCTGGGACTGATCAACACACGATCCAGGAACAGGCCTTTCTGACAGCTGCCTTCACCACTTCAGAATGTTTTCATCCAACATTCATGTTGCTTTtatga
- the plaat1 gene encoding phospholipase A and acyltransferase 1 isoform X1, whose translation MDKQQQNTTMASNDPDLPDPSADPQPGDLIEIFRPAYQHWALYLGDGYIINLTPVDESPAAAVSSVKSVFSRKAVVRMQLLKEVVGSDSYRVNNKYDHNHTPLPICEIIQRAQVLIDQEVSYDLLGSNCHTGHWGHQFGDCCSECFLSPGTDQHTIQEQAFLTAAFTTSECFHPTFMLLL comes from the exons ATGGataaacaacagcaaaacacaacT ATGGCCTCTAATGACCCTGACCTCCCTGACCCCTCTGCTGACCCCCAGCCTGGTGACCTTATTGAGATCTTCAGACCAGCTTATCAGCACTGGGCTCTCTACCTGGGAGATGGTTACATCATCAACTTGACTCCTGTCG ATGAAAGCCCTGCAGCCGCTGTGTCTAGTGTGAAGTCCGTCTTCAGCAGGAAGGCTGTGGTGCGCATGCAGCTCCTGAAGGAGGTGGTGGGCAGCGACTCGTACCGCGTTAACAACAAGTACGACCACAACCACACGCCTTTGCCTATCTGTGAAATCATCCAGAGAGCCCAAGTCCTCATCGATCAGGAAGTGTCCTATGACCTGCTGGGGAGCAACT GCCACACGGGCCATTGGGGCCATCAGTTTGGTGACTGCTGCAGCGAGTGCTTTCTCAGTCCTGGGACTGATCAACACACGATCCAGGAACAGGCCTTTCTGACAGCTGCCTTCACCACTTCAGAATGTTTTCATCCAACATTCATGTTGCTTTtatga
- the plaat1 gene encoding phospholipase A and acyltransferase 1 isoform X2, producing MDKQQQNTTMASNDPDLPDPSADPQPGDLIEIFRPAYQHWALYLGDGYIINLTPVDESPAAAVSSVKSVFSRKAVVRMQLLKEVVGSDSYRVNNKYDHNHTPLPICEIIQRAQVLIDQEVSYDLLGSNCEHFVTLLRYGEGVSEQATRAIGAISLVTAAASAFSVLGLINTRSRNRPF from the exons ATGGataaacaacagcaaaacacaacT ATGGCCTCTAATGACCCTGACCTCCCTGACCCCTCTGCTGACCCCCAGCCTGGTGACCTTATTGAGATCTTCAGACCAGCTTATCAGCACTGGGCTCTCTACCTGGGAGATGGTTACATCATCAACTTGACTCCTGTCG ATGAAAGCCCTGCAGCCGCTGTGTCTAGTGTGAAGTCCGTCTTCAGCAGGAAGGCTGTGGTGCGCATGCAGCTCCTGAAGGAGGTGGTGGGCAGCGACTCGTACCGCGTTAACAACAAGTACGACCACAACCACACGCCTTTGCCTATCTGTGAAATCATCCAGAGAGCCCAAGTCCTCATCGATCAGGAAGTGTCCTATGACCTGCTGGGGAGCAACTGTGAGCACTTTGTTACCCTTCTGCGCTACGGGGAGGGGGTGTCCGAGCAG GCCACACGGGCCATTGGGGCCATCAGTTTGGTGACTGCTGCAGCGAGTGCTTTCTCAGTCCTGGGACTGATCAACACACGATCCAGGAACAGGCCTTTCTGA